One region of Thunnus thynnus chromosome 14, fThuThy2.1, whole genome shotgun sequence genomic DNA includes:
- the LOC137197040 gene encoding phosphoglycerate mutase 1-like, with translation MAAYKIVLIRHGESNWNQENRFCGWFDADLSATGEKEAMRGGQALKDAGFEFDICYTSVLKRAIRTLWLVLGSIDQMWVPVHRTWRLNERHYGGLTGLNKAETAAKHGEAQVKIWRRSFDIPPPSMGPDHDYYTIISKDRRYADLTEDQLPSCESLKDTIARALPFWNEEIAPQIKKGKRVLIAAHGNSLRGIVKHLEGMSDEAIMELNLPTGIPILYELDKNLKPVKPMQFLGDEETVRKAMEAVAAQGKAKK, from the exons ATGGCTGCCTACAAGATAGTGTTGATACGCCACGGAGAGAGCAACTGGAACCAGGAGAATCGCTTCTGCGGCTGGTTCGATGCAGATCTGAGTGCAACCGGGGAGAAAGAGGCGATGAGAGGCGGACAGGCCCTGAAAG ATGCTGGCTTCGAGTTTGACATATGTTACACCTCTGTGCTGAAGAGGGCTATCAGGACGCTGTGGCTGGTCCTGGGCAGCATTGATCAGATGTGGGTGCCGGTGCATCGGACCTGGCGGCTCAATGAGCGCCATTACGGAGGCCTCACAGGACTTAACAAGGCCGAAACAGCTGCCAAGCACGGAGAGGCTCAGGTGAAGATCTGGAGGCGCTCGTTTGacatccctcctccctccatggGCCCAGACCATGATTACTACACTATTATCAGCAAG GATCGCCGCTATGCAGACTTGACTGAGGACCAGCTTCCTTCCTGTGAGAGCCTTAAGGACACCATTGCGCGGGCGCTGCCCTTCTGGAACGAGGAGATCGCCCCTCAGATCAAAAAGGGGAAGAGAGTGCTCATTGCTGCTCACGGAAACAGTCTGAGAGGCATTGTCAAGCACCTTGAGG GAATGTCTGATGAAGCCATCATGGAACTGAACCTGCCTACAGGAATCCCCATTCTCTACGAGCTGGACAAGAACCTGAAGCCTGTGAAGCCGATGCAGTTCCTTGGAGATGAGGAGACTGTTCGCAAAGCCATGGAGGCTGTGGCTGCTCAGGGAAAGGCCAAGAAGTAA
- the LOC137197037 gene encoding arginine vasopressin-induced protein 1-like, which yields MPPFPVFLRMDTGPASPPSSTVAGPSPLWRLAERRSRKAGSGNIFSNVNLWQLQRLFRAAGDQDAEQRAQLVWGHRDEAELAQALIGLRARSHRRGLRTNGRDVLGSHWLRAFNHLRIGENLPSSQGKDPAEESDSEAGAHGSPEPYRHTSVGTTGRGTGATGALSKSQGPTGTSERPVRSGSGLRRGGENDPERYLHRILH from the exons ATGCCACCTTTCCCTGTGTTTCTTCGGATGGATACCGGACCCGCATCCCCTCCGTCCTCAACGGTGGCGGGCCCTTCCCCGCTGTGGCGGCTGGCTGAGAGGCGGAGCAGGAAGGCTGGCTCAGGGAACATTTTCAGCAACGTGAATCTGTGGCAGCTCCAGAGGCTGTTCAGAGCGGCTGGGGACCAGGATGCGGAGCAGAGGGCCCAGCTGGTTTGGGGCCACAGAGACGAGGCTGAACTAGCCCAGGCTTTGATAGGACTGAGGGCCCGGAGTCACCGCAGAGGGCTGAGGACTAATGGGAGAGACGTGCTTGGCTCACACTGGCTGCGAGCCTTCAATCACCTCAG GATCGGGGAGAACTTGCCAAGCAGCCAGGGGAAGGATCCTGCGGAGGAGAGTGATTCTGAGGCTGGAGCTCACGGCAGTCCAGAGCCATACCGACACACCTCGGTAGGGACAACAGGAAGAGGCACAGGGGCCACAGGGGCACTAAGTAAGAGCCAGGGCCCCACAGGGACATCCGAGAGACCAGTTAGATCTGGCTCAGGACTacggagaggaggagagaacgACCCAGAGAGATACCTCCACCGAATACTCCACTGA
- the marveld1 gene encoding MARVEL domain-containing protein 1: MPPQPPQPQVRTNILKFVKSFLGIIRILQIVFGAGLWVTIAANKYEGSIHFVLFVAVLFWLLTLALFFLTLLDKQDLVPVLGGERWLSTNLAHDVAAAALYLPAIGVMIYKTDRHSYCNLEQYKHNCLYKVYLTAAVFACLCCLAYLLSVIYGACRKCRGEQTVI; this comes from the coding sequence atgcCACCCCAACCTCCCCAGCCGCAGGTGAGGACGAATATCCTGAAGTTCGTCAAGAGCTTTTTGGGAATCATCCGGATCCTGCAGATTGTGTTTGGAGCCGGGCTGTGGGTCACCATCGCCGCGAACAAATACGAGGGATCCATCCACTTCGTCCTGTTCGTCGCTGTCCTGTTTTGGCTCCTCACCCTCGCCCTGTTCTTCCTCACCCTCTTGGACAAGCAGGATCTCGTCCCGGTGCTGGGCGGCGAGCGCTGGTTGTCCACCAACCTGGCGCACGACGTGGCCGCCGCCGCGCTCTACCTGCCGGCCATAGGTGTGATGATCTACAAGACGGATCGCCACTCATACTGCAACCTGGAGCAGTACAAGCACAACTGTCTGTACAAGGTCTACCTGACGGCCGCCGTGTTCGCCTGCCTGTGCTGCCTGGCTTACCTCCTCTCGGTTATTTATGGGGCGTGCAGGAAGTGTAGAGGAGAGCAAACGGTGATCTGA